The Erythrobacter aurantius genome includes a window with the following:
- a CDS encoding trans-sulfuration enzyme family protein, producing MKKTTGMNRAATRNWRPATQAVRGGTWRSEHGETSEALFLSSGYTYDDAQTVADRFAGDAEGMTYSRLQNPTVAMLEERIALLEGAESCRAQASGMAAMTAALLCQLSAGDHVVAARAAFGSCRWLVDHLLPRFGIETSVIDSAVDAEWEQAIRPNTKVFFFETPANPTLDVVDLKFVCDLAKAHGITTVVDNAFASPALQRPLELGADVVAYSATKLMDGQGRVLAGAICGSGQWINEVLMPFQRNTGPTISAFNAWVVMKGLETLSLRAHHQSRSAVALGEFLEPRIVKAGGEMRHPGLASHPRHALAISQMEATGPIFAFDVGSRERAFAILDALELIDISNNIGDSKSLMCHPASTTHANMGAEARAEMGVTEGLLRINVGLEDIADLTEDMDRALSAAGI from the coding sequence ATGAAGAAGACCACCGGAATGAACCGCGCCGCGACGCGCAACTGGCGACCCGCAACACAGGCCGTGCGCGGCGGCACATGGCGCAGCGAGCATGGCGAGACCTCCGAGGCGCTGTTCCTGTCATCGGGCTACACCTATGACGACGCGCAGACTGTGGCAGACCGGTTTGCGGGCGATGCCGAGGGCATGACCTATTCGCGCCTCCAGAACCCGACGGTGGCGATGCTGGAAGAACGTATCGCGCTGCTCGAAGGAGCGGAAAGCTGCCGCGCCCAGGCCAGCGGCATGGCGGCGATGACGGCGGCCTTGCTGTGCCAGCTTTCGGCAGGCGATCACGTGGTTGCCGCGCGCGCTGCCTTCGGCTCGTGCCGCTGGCTGGTCGATCACCTGCTGCCGCGTTTCGGCATCGAAACCAGCGTGATCGACAGCGCGGTGGACGCCGAATGGGAACAGGCGATCCGCCCCAACACCAAGGTGTTCTTCTTCGAAACTCCGGCCAATCCGACGCTGGACGTGGTGGACCTGAAGTTCGTCTGCGATCTGGCCAAGGCGCACGGGATCACCACCGTGGTCGACAACGCCTTTGCCTCGCCAGCGCTGCAACGCCCGCTGGAACTGGGCGCGGATGTGGTCGCCTATTCCGCGACCAAGCTGATGGACGGTCAGGGGCGCGTGCTGGCAGGCGCGATCTGCGGCAGCGGACAATGGATCAACGAAGTGCTGATGCCGTTCCAGCGCAACACCGGGCCGACCATTTCCGCCTTCAACGCGTGGGTGGTGATGAAGGGGCTGGAGACGCTTTCCCTGCGCGCCCATCATCAGAGCCGCAGCGCGGTAGCCTTGGGCGAATTCCTCGAACCGCGAATCGTGAAGGCCGGGGGCGAAATGCGCCATCCGGGCCTCGCCAGCCACCCGCGCCATGCGCTTGCCATCAGCCAGATGGAGGCGACCGGGCCGATCTTCGCCTTTGACGTGGGCAGCCGCGAACGCGCCTTTGCGATCCTCGATGCGCTGGAGCTGATCGACATCTCCAACAACATCGGCGATTCAAAGAGCCTTATGTGCCACCCGGCCAGCACCACCCACGCGAATATGGGCGCCGAAGCTCGCGCCGAAATGGGAGTGACCGAGGGGCTGCTGCGGATCAACGTCGGACTGGAAGACATCGCCGACCTGACCGAGGACATGGACCGGGCGTTGAGCGCTGCGGGGATTTGA
- a CDS encoding phospholipid carrier-dependent glycosyltransferase — translation MPEAAAPDLSTPDTPALPPSHPHDPWLWCIAIPALFAAVAVIGLTIPSKPYFDEIHYLPAAREMIEMWNGLTGEYDNREHPMLGKLLIAIGMELFGDNPLGWRIMPLIAGTIAVGASMRALWHASHDRFATAAFGVLLATGFHLFIHARIAMLDIFMVAFLAIAAWQFAAAIREPETGRKRLALTGIAIGCALGAKWNAVPLAMAFGLAFFAARLSAGRRRLFTSRRGIPVPGISLIEAFVWLGIVPLAVYALTFTPGYWLGSEFHPSPLAENGLIGLHREMLDLQQQVLSPHAYQSTWPQWVLNTRGIWYLYENVDGAQRGVMLIGNPITMLLGLPALLWCLLTGVSRSDWAKIGVVAGYAVTLGLWLIAPKPVQFYYHYVMPSVFLLAALALSLSDLREAGRASWAYGVLAASVGFFALFYKVLSATALDGPMSFANWAWIAGWR, via the coding sequence ATGCCAGAGGCCGCCGCTCCCGATTTGTCGACGCCGGACACGCCGGCCCTGCCCCCTTCCCATCCGCATGATCCGTGGCTCTGGTGCATCGCCATCCCCGCGCTGTTCGCCGCCGTCGCCGTGATCGGCCTGACGATCCCGTCAAAGCCGTATTTCGACGAGATCCATTATCTGCCCGCCGCGCGCGAGATGATCGAGATGTGGAACGGGCTGACGGGCGAATACGACAATCGCGAACACCCGATGCTGGGCAAGCTGCTGATCGCTATCGGCATGGAGCTGTTCGGCGACAATCCGCTGGGCTGGCGGATCATGCCGCTGATCGCCGGGACAATCGCCGTGGGCGCGAGCATGCGCGCGCTGTGGCACGCCAGCCATGATCGCTTCGCCACCGCTGCTTTCGGTGTATTGCTGGCGACCGGATTCCACCTGTTCATCCATGCCCGCATCGCCATGCTCGACATCTTCATGGTCGCGTTTCTGGCGATTGCCGCATGGCAATTCGCCGCCGCGATCAGGGAGCCGGAGACGGGCCGGAAGCGGCTGGCGCTGACCGGGATTGCCATTGGTTGCGCGCTGGGCGCGAAATGGAACGCGGTGCCGCTGGCGATGGCGTTTGGCCTCGCGTTTTTCGCGGCGCGGCTGTCCGCCGGGCGGCGGCGCCTTTTCACCAGCAGGCGCGGAATTCCCGTGCCGGGAATCAGTCTGATCGAGGCTTTCGTGTGGCTCGGGATTGTGCCGCTGGCGGTCTATGCGCTCACCTTTACGCCGGGATACTGGTTGGGGAGCGAATTCCACCCCTCCCCGCTCGCCGAAAACGGGCTGATCGGGCTGCACCGCGAAATGCTGGACCTGCAACAGCAAGTGCTCAGCCCCCACGCCTACCAGAGCACATGGCCGCAATGGGTACTGAACACCCGCGGGATCTGGTATCTCTACGAGAATGTCGACGGGGCGCAGCGCGGGGTGATGCTGATCGGCAATCCGATCACCATGCTGCTAGGCCTGCCCGCGCTCTTGTGGTGCCTGCTGACGGGCGTTTCGCGCAGCGACTGGGCAAAAATCGGGGTGGTGGCCGGCTATGCCGTGACGCTCGGCCTGTGGCTGATCGCGCCCAAGCCGGTGCAGTTCTATTACCACTATGTCATGCCAAGCGTGTTCCTGCTCGCCGCGCTGGCACTGTCGTTGAGCGACCTTCGCGAAGCCGGGCGCGCGTCATGGGCCTATGGCGTGCTGGCCGCGAGCGTCGGCTTCTTCGCGCTGTTCTACAAGGTGCTGTCCGCCACCGCGCTCGACGGACCGATGAGCTTTGCCAACTGGGCTTGGATCGCGGGCTGGCGCTAG
- a CDS encoding SulP family inorganic anion transporter, translating to MTTTRTPADTIRRDLAKDLAKDWFAQPRADILAGIVVALALIPEAIGFALIAGVDPSVGLYASVAIAMVIAFTGGRPGMISAATAAVAVVVIPLVRDHGVEYLFAATILMGVFQGIAALLRLDLLMQFVSRSVITGFVNALAILIFMAQIPQLMPGNDGVGPWTWAMVAAGLAIIYGFPRITKAVPSPLVAILLLTAATVYWGLPVNNVAGEGTLPDGLPVFALPDVPLTWETLRIIAPYSATMAAVGLLESLLTAQIVDDMTHTESNKQRESAGQGVANIVAACFGGMGGCAMIGQSVINVASGGRGRLSTFTAGAFLLFLLTVLGPWVGQVPMPALVAVMIMVSIGTFSWNSIPNLRRHPWTSSVVMIATVVVVVWTHDLALGVLAGVLLSGIFFAQKVKNLFSVERVRRPHSAVYVVTGEIFFASVDKFVEKLGPESQYEDAAHHVVIDVSKAHFWDISAIGALEKVIERMRRNGRHTRVVGLNAASADLFDKFALEDRTGIELGLAPH from the coding sequence ATGACAACCACACGCACCCCTGCGGACACGATCCGCCGTGATCTGGCCAAAGATCTGGCCAAGGACTGGTTCGCGCAGCCGCGCGCCGATATCCTTGCCGGTATCGTCGTCGCGCTCGCGCTGATCCCCGAGGCGATTGGTTTCGCGCTGATCGCGGGCGTCGATCCCAGCGTCGGGCTGTATGCGAGCGTAGCCATCGCGATGGTCATCGCCTTCACCGGCGGGCGACCCGGCATGATCTCGGCGGCGACGGCGGCTGTGGCGGTGGTCGTCATCCCGCTGGTGCGCGATCACGGGGTCGAATACCTGTTCGCCGCGACCATACTGATGGGTGTGTTTCAGGGGATTGCCGCGCTGCTGCGGCTCGATTTGCTGATGCAGTTCGTCAGCCGCAGCGTCATCACCGGCTTCGTCAACGCGCTCGCGATCCTGATCTTCATGGCGCAGATCCCGCAGTTGATGCCCGGCAATGACGGGGTCGGTCCGTGGACCTGGGCGATGGTCGCGGCGGGGCTGGCGATCATCTACGGCTTCCCGAGGATCACCAAGGCCGTGCCGAGCCCGTTGGTCGCGATCCTGCTGCTGACGGCGGCGACGGTTTACTGGGGACTGCCGGTCAACAATGTCGCGGGCGAGGGCACGCTGCCCGACGGGTTGCCGGTGTTCGCGCTGCCCGACGTGCCGCTGACGTGGGAGACGCTGCGGATCATCGCGCCCTATTCGGCGACGATGGCGGCGGTGGGCCTGCTCGAAAGCCTGCTGACCGCGCAGATCGTCGACGACATGACGCATACAGAAAGCAACAAGCAGCGCGAGAGCGCGGGGCAGGGCGTGGCCAACATCGTCGCCGCCTGTTTTGGCGGGATGGGCGGTTGCGCGATGATCGGGCAGTCTGTGATCAACGTCGCCAGCGGCGGGCGCGGGCGGCTGTCCACCTTCACCGCCGGTGCGTTCCTGCTGTTCCTGCTGACTGTGCTGGGCCCGTGGGTGGGTCAGGTGCCGATGCCCGCGCTGGTGGCGGTGATGATCATGGTCAGCATCGGGACCTTCAGCTGGAATTCGATCCCCAACCTGCGCCGCCATCCGTGGACCAGTTCGGTGGTGATGATCGCCACCGTGGTCGTCGTGGTGTGGACACACGATCTTGCGCTGGGCGTGCTGGCGGGCGTGCTGCTTTCGGGCATTTTCTTCGCGCAAAAGGTGAAGAACCTGTTCTCGGTCGAACGCGTGCGCCGCCCGCACAGCGCGGTCTATGTCGTGACCGGCGAGATATTCTTCGCCAGCGTCGACAAATTCGTCGAGAAGCTCGGCCCCGAAAGCCAGTATGAAGACGCCGCGCACCATGTGGTGATCGATGTGTCCAAGGCGCATTTCTGGGACATTTCCGCAATCGGCGCGCTGGAAAAGGTGATCGAGCGGATGCGTCGCAACGGCCGTCACACCCGCGTTGTGGGGCTGAACGCGGCGAGCGCCGACCTGTTCGACAAATTCGCGCTCGAAGACCGTACCGGGATCGAACTGGGCCTTGCGCCGCACTGA
- a CDS encoding TetR/AcrR family transcriptional regulator, translating to MSKAQLTRETLLPMMAAHVLARGLGGASLRPLAKAAGTSDRMLIYHFGNKERLIADLLEYVAQVYSERLDAGMGQERALTRQEVVARVMAQAGDPAMRPFMALWWEIVAGAARGVSGYREAAEAMMARLLEWLEGQMPADDPDPAGGARYLLTLIEGSLMLGTVGHARTARAGLHAALLAGGAEGD from the coding sequence ATGTCGAAAGCCCAGCTGACTCGCGAAACCCTTCTGCCGATGATGGCCGCGCATGTTCTGGCGCGAGGTCTTGGCGGGGCGAGCCTGCGTCCCTTGGCCAAGGCTGCCGGGACGAGCGACCGGATGCTGATCTACCATTTCGGCAACAAGGAGCGGCTGATTGCCGATCTGCTCGAATATGTCGCGCAGGTCTATTCCGAAAGGCTCGATGCAGGCATGGGTCAGGAACGCGCGCTCACCCGGCAAGAGGTCGTCGCGCGGGTGATGGCGCAGGCAGGCGATCCGGCGATGCGTCCCTTCATGGCGCTGTGGTGGGAAATCGTCGCCGGGGCGGCGCGCGGGGTTTCCGGCTATCGCGAGGCGGCCGAAGCGATGATGGCGCGGCTGCTCGAATGGCTCGAAGGGCAGATGCCCGCCGATGATCCCGATCCGGCAGGCGGGGCGCGCTATCTCCTCACCCTGATCGAAGGCAGCCTGATGCTAGGCACTGTCGGCCATGCACGCACCGCGCGTGCAGGATTGCATGCGGCTCTGCTTGCGGGCGGGGCTGAGGGCGACTAA